One stretch of Cohnella algarum DNA includes these proteins:
- a CDS encoding serine hydrolase domain-containing protein, with protein MGNMYSLRPTALDELDYRIRQVKIDACLVLRNRRLVYRHYRKPEFEREPHKVNSVTKSVLSLLIGIALKRGELPSLGALLSDFVDGVPPDKRAITLEHLLSMSPGMEWKEAGAWGSLPPPGEHEADWIRFVLDAKMTDPPGKKMIYNSGCSHLLSAVLQKATGMTASAYAGRHLFAPLGIDDWDWPSDRQGISIGGFGLKLRPADLLKIGQLLLAGGCWQGTSSFQGSGSRRPPFPACPPRAGTVCTGIIGGSTPTAPSKRPVRASCSRKASRDNF; from the coding sequence ATGGGCAACATGTATTCGCTGCGCCCGACGGCGCTGGACGAGCTGGACTACCGGATCCGCCAAGTCAAAATCGATGCCTGTCTCGTGCTGCGGAATCGGCGTCTCGTTTACCGGCATTACCGCAAACCCGAATTCGAGCGGGAGCCGCATAAAGTCAATTCCGTCACCAAAAGCGTGCTGTCCCTGCTGATCGGCATCGCGCTAAAGCGGGGCGAGCTTCCTTCGTTGGGCGCCCTACTCTCCGACTTCGTCGACGGCGTCCCGCCCGATAAAAGGGCGATTACGCTCGAGCATTTGCTGTCCATGTCGCCGGGCATGGAGTGGAAGGAAGCCGGAGCGTGGGGAAGCCTTCCGCCGCCGGGGGAGCATGAGGCGGACTGGATCCGCTTCGTTCTCGACGCGAAAATGACGGACCCTCCCGGAAAAAAAATGATTTACAATTCGGGATGCTCCCATCTGCTGAGCGCCGTCCTCCAGAAAGCGACGGGCATGACGGCGTCCGCCTATGCCGGCCGGCATTTGTTCGCTCCGCTCGGCATCGACGACTGGGATTGGCCGTCCGATCGCCAAGGCATTTCGATCGGCGGGTTCGGCCTTAAGCTCCGTCCGGCGGACTTGCTGAAAATCGGACAATTGCTGCTTGCCGGCGGATGCTGGCAAGGGACTTCGTCGTTTCAAGGGAGTGGATCGAGACGTCCACCCTTCCCCGCCTGCCCGCCACGGGCCGGCACGGTTTGTACGGGTATCATTGGTGGATCGACGCCGACGGCGCCAAGCAAGAGACCCGTCCGCGCGTCGTGTTCGCGCAAGGCTTCGCGGGACAATTTCTGA
- a CDS encoding MFS transporter, producing MSTSSATVRPASRTAAMTSVVIAMLVSSMDSTITNTTMPTIADELGGMSFYAWSFTSYMIFCTVLTPIAGRISDMFGRKTVYSVGLFVFLAGSLLCGFADSMLSLVLYRAVQGIGAGLITPIPMIIAGDLYPVEKRGKVQALFTGMWGLSAVLAPLVGSLFVETVGWRWIFWINIPLCLIAWALLFAYKEGYVPKRASVDVYGAALFTLGVSLLLSVTVVEPASLALVFAVCGLGFLAWFFFFERKHPSPVVPLSLFKIRPIRWMAFNLLLACAALFGTSSFVPLFLQDEGYSIFVSGLSLLGMSAGWMLTAVPAGKWVLKYGYSRLIVIGNAILVFSGVMLLFLREGAGFAYVTTAMTVQGIAYGLLFTVTTIGAQQFVGPHDKGISTSLQMFVRNIGTSVGVTIMGGLLSRAGDDVPGGIANLFLYGALMSALALLSAFGMRDPKPEA from the coding sequence ATGTCGACCAGCTCGGCGACCGTCCGGCCCGCCAGCCGCACGGCCGCCATGACCAGCGTAGTCATCGCCATGCTCGTTTCCTCGATGGATTCGACGATTACGAATACGACGATGCCGACCATTGCCGACGAGCTTGGCGGAATGAGCTTTTATGCCTGGTCCTTTACTTCTTACATGATTTTCTGCACCGTGTTGACGCCGATTGCCGGCCGCATCTCGGATATGTTCGGCCGCAAGACGGTCTATAGCGTAGGCTTGTTCGTCTTTTTGGCCGGTTCGCTGCTTTGCGGCTTCGCCGACAGCATGCTGTCGCTCGTGTTGTACCGGGCGGTGCAAGGAATCGGTGCCGGACTGATTACGCCGATTCCGATGATTATCGCCGGCGATTTGTACCCGGTCGAGAAACGCGGCAAAGTTCAGGCTTTGTTTACGGGCATGTGGGGATTGTCTGCGGTGCTCGCGCCGCTCGTCGGCAGCCTGTTCGTGGAAACCGTCGGATGGAGATGGATTTTTTGGATCAACATTCCGCTTTGCCTGATCGCATGGGCGCTGCTGTTCGCCTACAAGGAAGGCTACGTGCCGAAACGCGCGTCCGTCGACGTCTATGGCGCGGCGTTGTTTACGCTCGGAGTCAGCCTGCTGCTGTCGGTTACGGTCGTCGAGCCGGCAAGCCTCGCGCTCGTTTTCGCCGTTTGCGGCCTCGGGTTTCTGGCCTGGTTTTTCTTCTTCGAGCGCAAGCACCCGTCTCCGGTCGTTCCGCTGTCCTTGTTCAAAATCAGGCCTATCCGGTGGATGGCCTTCAACCTTCTGCTCGCCTGCGCGGCTCTGTTCGGCACGTCCAGCTTCGTCCCGCTGTTTCTGCAGGACGAAGGCTATTCGATCTTTGTCAGCGGACTGTCGCTGCTCGGAATGTCCGCCGGCTGGATGCTGACCGCGGTCCCCGCCGGGAAATGGGTGCTGAAGTACGGCTACAGCCGCCTGATCGTGATCGGCAACGCGATTCTGGTCTTCTCCGGCGTCATGCTGCTGTTTCTTCGCGAAGGCGCCGGCTTCGCCTACGTGACGACCGCGATGACCGTGCAGGGGATCGCTTACGGACTGCTGTTCACGGTCACGACGATCGGGGCGCAGCAGTTCGTCGGCCCTCACGACAAAGGGATATCCACGTCGCTGCAAATGTTCGTCCGCAACATCGGCACGTCCGTCGGGGTGACAATTATGGGCGGTTTGCTGAGCCGCGCGGGCGACGACGTGCCGGGCGGCATCGCCAACCTGTTCCTGTACGGCGCCTTGATGAGCGCCCTGGCGCTTCTGAGCGCGTTCGGCATGCGGGACCCGAAGCCGGAAGCTTGA
- the nfsA gene encoding oxygen-insensitive NADPH nitroreductase, with the protein MNETLSLLMNHRSIRQFASDPIGEDKLHAIVAAGQMASSSSNVQAYSVIAVTEPGLKRRLAELAGNQAYVEQCPAFLVWCADLHRLHYCAELHAPGEATFEDSAENLLVATIDAALAAQNAAVAAESLGLGIVYIGGIRNRIAEVSELLGLPDRVYPAFGMCVGVPAQEPMLRPRLPLEAVLHRNRYDAGKTAGQVERYDETMSAYLRERTGGRQDTPWSKQMADRLAKPTRMHMKPFLEEKGFLRR; encoded by the coding sequence TTGAACGAAACGTTATCCCTGCTGATGAACCACCGTTCGATACGCCAGTTTGCAAGCGATCCGATCGGCGAGGACAAGCTCCATGCCATCGTCGCGGCCGGCCAGATGGCTTCCAGCTCGAGCAACGTTCAGGCATACAGCGTCATTGCCGTCACCGAGCCCGGGCTGAAGCGCCGCCTGGCGGAGCTTGCCGGCAATCAGGCGTACGTCGAGCAGTGTCCGGCGTTTCTCGTCTGGTGCGCCGATTTGCACCGGCTTCATTATTGCGCCGAGCTTCACGCTCCGGGCGAGGCGACGTTCGAGGATTCGGCCGAGAACCTGCTGGTCGCGACGATCGACGCCGCGCTGGCGGCGCAAAACGCGGCGGTGGCTGCCGAATCGCTCGGGCTCGGCATCGTCTATATAGGCGGCATCCGCAATCGGATAGCGGAAGTGTCCGAGCTGCTCGGGCTTCCCGATCGGGTATACCCGGCATTCGGCATGTGCGTGGGCGTTCCCGCCCAAGAGCCGATGCTCCGGCCGCGTTTGCCGCTCGAGGCCGTCCTGCACCGCAACCGGTATGACGCGGGCAAAACGGCCGGGCAAGTGGAACGCTATGACGAAACGATGTCGGCTTATTTGCGGGAGCGGACGGGAGGCCGGCAGGATACGCCCTGGTCCAAGCAGATGGCGGACCGGCTAGCGAAGCCGACCCGGATGCATATGAAACCGTTCCTGGAAGAGAAGGGATTTTTGCGACGATAA
- a CDS encoding SDR family NAD(P)-dependent oxidoreductase, whose product MFRECTVVVTGAAGGIGRHLSRAYAERGANVVLGDTEDSGGAELARDIGASGGSAAFVAGDLTRPETAAEWMDAAIAAFGRIDILINNAGIGIWKSPLELELEEWDRVLQINLRGTFLCSREAAKRMKEGGRGGSIVNICSTRHAMSEANSEAYAASKGGIASLTHALAVSLGPDRIRVNAVSPGWIETGDYAALRERDHEQHPAGRVGTPDDIVRACFYLTDPANDFVTGINLTVDGGMTRKMIYEP is encoded by the coding sequence ATGTTTCGGGAGTGTACGGTCGTCGTTACCGGCGCGGCCGGCGGCATCGGCCGCCATCTGTCCCGGGCCTACGCGGAGCGCGGGGCAAACGTCGTGTTGGGCGATACGGAGGACAGCGGCGGAGCCGAGCTGGCGCGCGACATTGGGGCTTCCGGCGGCAGCGCGGCGTTCGTCGCCGGGGATTTGACCCGTCCGGAGACGGCGGCGGAATGGATGGACGCCGCGATCGCGGCGTTCGGGCGGATCGATATTTTGATCAACAACGCCGGAATCGGCATATGGAAATCGCCTTTGGAATTGGAGCTCGAAGAGTGGGACCGCGTGCTGCAGATTAATTTGCGCGGAACGTTTTTGTGCTCCCGCGAAGCGGCAAAGCGAATGAAGGAAGGCGGAAGGGGCGGCTCCATCGTCAACATTTGCTCCACGCGCCATGCGATGTCCGAAGCGAATTCGGAAGCTTACGCCGCCTCCAAAGGGGGGATCGCGTCGCTGACCCATGCGCTGGCCGTTTCGCTGGGACCCGACCGGATTCGCGTCAACGCCGTCAGCCCGGGCTGGATCGAAACCGGCGATTACGCGGCTCTGCGCGAACGGGATCATGAGCAGCATCCGGCCGGGCGGGTCGGAACGCCGGACGACATCGTCCGGGCTTGCTTTTATTTGACCGATCCGGCCAACGACTTCGTGACCGGCATCAATTTGACCGTCGACGGCGGGATGACGCGGAAAATGATTTACGAGCCGTAA
- a CDS encoding MOSC domain-containing protein, translating into MSTATVRFPLLSVNVSLAETGVYKNKETKSGIFKKAVKGPTRLGLTGLQGDEQADLVNHGGPDRAICAYSRAHYGHWEKVLRRKLDYGAFGENFTLDRVTEADVCIGDVYALGAVKLQISQPRQPCWKLAMKWGLDELPALVLESGATGFYFRVLETGAVDAGELVLLDRPERAVTVSEVNRIMFFDKGNAEGIRRVLQADALSQGWKDKLSARLGKLSGEG; encoded by the coding sequence ATGTCGACGGCAACCGTCCGTTTTCCGCTGCTTTCGGTCAATGTTTCGCTGGCGGAAACCGGGGTATACAAAAATAAGGAAACGAAATCCGGCATTTTCAAAAAGGCGGTGAAAGGACCGACGCGGCTTGGCCTGACGGGACTTCAGGGCGACGAACAGGCCGATCTGGTCAACCACGGAGGACCCGACCGGGCGATTTGCGCGTATAGCCGCGCCCATTACGGACATTGGGAAAAGGTGCTTCGCCGCAAGCTCGACTACGGGGCGTTCGGGGAAAATTTCACGCTGGATCGCGTGACGGAAGCCGACGTTTGCATCGGGGACGTATACGCGCTCGGGGCCGTCAAGCTGCAGATCAGCCAGCCCCGCCAACCGTGCTGGAAGCTGGCGATGAAATGGGGGCTGGACGAGCTTCCCGCGCTCGTGCTGGAATCCGGAGCGACGGGGTTTTATTTTCGCGTGCTGGAGACGGGGGCGGTCGACGCCGGCGAGCTCGTGTTGCTCGATCGTCCGGAGCGCGCCGTGACGGTCTCCGAAGTGAACCGGATCATGTTTTTCGACAAAGGGAATGCCGAAGGCATTCGCCGGGTGCTTCAGGCGGATGCGCTGTCCCAGGGCTGGAAGGATAAATTGAGCGCCCGGCTGGGCAAGCTGAGCGGGGAGGGATGA
- a CDS encoding DUF6254 family protein produces the protein MTSSKRRKESAWKSRKQAQHPHGPITSLHDLARQDDAGNASGQETPPSAE, from the coding sequence TTGACTTCGTCCAAACGAAGAAAAGAGAGCGCCTGGAAAAGCCGCAAGCAAGCTCAGCATCCGCACGGGCCGATAACGTCGCTGCACGACCTGGCCCGGCAGGACGACGCGGGCAACGCTTCCGGGCAAGAGACGCCGCCGTCCGCCGAATAA
- a CDS encoding phosphonate ABC transporter ATP-binding protein, with the protein MITIKGLSRKLPQGKKVLEGIHGQLEPGTFLAIVGPSGSGKSSLLRCLALRDPWTSGEYWFDGRNVGQSNAIEKWKLRRQIAFLEQKPILHEKKTALKNVLIGAVGQVSAFRRFTGMVRNDDYMGAMETLETVGLIDRAHQQAEKLSGGERQRVAIARAITHGAKLLLADEPVSGLDPHSAEDIMALLRKLAKENGATIVMALHRLELAEKFADEIWGLNGGRQVIEARGRRLTAAEKAKLS; encoded by the coding sequence ATGATTACGATCAAGGGCTTGTCCCGCAAGCTACCGCAAGGCAAAAAGGTGTTGGAAGGAATCCATGGTCAACTCGAGCCGGGAACGTTCCTGGCGATTGTCGGACCGAGCGGAAGCGGCAAGTCGTCGTTGCTTCGCTGTCTGGCGCTGCGCGATCCGTGGACAAGCGGCGAATATTGGTTCGACGGCCGAAACGTTGGCCAAAGCAACGCGATCGAAAAGTGGAAGCTGCGCAGGCAGATCGCGTTTTTAGAGCAGAAGCCGATATTGCACGAGAAAAAAACGGCGCTGAAAAACGTCCTGATCGGGGCGGTCGGTCAAGTGTCCGCGTTCCGGAGATTTACGGGCATGGTTCGCAACGACGATTACATGGGCGCGATGGAAACGCTGGAGACGGTCGGCTTGATCGACCGCGCGCATCAGCAGGCGGAAAAGCTGAGCGGCGGCGAACGCCAGCGGGTGGCGATCGCGAGGGCGATCACGCACGGGGCGAAGCTGCTCCTCGCCGACGAACCGGTGTCGGGACTGGATCCGCATTCGGCGGAGGATATTATGGCGCTGCTGCGGAAGCTCGCCAAAGAAAACGGAGCGACGATCGTAATGGCCTTGCACCGGCTGGAGCTGGCCGAAAAGTTCGCGGACGAAATTTGGGGGCTCAACGGCGGAAGGCAAGTGATCGAAGCGCGGGGACGCCGGCTGACCGCGGCGGAGAAGGCGAAGCTGTCTTGA
- a CDS encoding HAD family hydrolase, which yields MKQNILFDLDDTLIYCNKYFHEVLKQFADAMLEWFSPFGATRESIVEKHTEIDIAGVKVLGFQSEHFPQSFVDTYRFYAGRHGVDVDAKREQWLWQLGISVYDHEVEPYPHMEETLETLIAEGHRLHLYTGGEPAIQRRKIERMRLERFFQDRIYVRQHKNTTALRAILKSGRFDLDRTWMIGNSLRTDVMPALECGIHSIYLKREEEWAYNVIPIEASPQGAFITLSSLNEVPPAIGNYLVKMKEPG from the coding sequence ATGAAGCAAAACATTTTGTTCGATCTGGACGATACGCTGATTTATTGCAACAAATATTTTCACGAAGTGTTGAAGCAATTCGCCGATGCGATGCTCGAATGGTTTTCGCCGTTCGGGGCGACGAGGGAAAGCATTGTCGAGAAGCATACGGAAATCGATATCGCCGGAGTCAAAGTACTCGGCTTCCAAAGCGAGCACTTTCCGCAATCGTTTGTCGATACGTACCGATTTTATGCCGGCCGGCATGGCGTGGACGTCGACGCCAAGCGCGAACAATGGCTGTGGCAGCTCGGAATCAGCGTTTACGACCACGAAGTCGAGCCTTATCCGCATATGGAGGAAACGCTGGAGACTTTGATTGCGGAGGGACATCGCCTTCATTTGTATACCGGGGGCGAGCCCGCGATTCAACGCCGGAAAATCGAACGAATGAGGCTCGAACGCTTTTTTCAGGACCGCATTTACGTTCGCCAGCACAAGAACACGACCGCTTTGCGCGCGATCCTCAAAAGCGGAAGATTCGATTTGGATCGCACCTGGATGATCGGCAATTCGCTGCGAACGGATGTCATGCCGGCGCTCGAATGCGGCATTCACTCGATTTATTTGAAGCGGGAAGAAGAGTGGGCCTATAACGTCATCCCGATCGAAGCTTCGCCGCAAGGCGCGTTTATTACATTATCTTCGCTCAACGAAGTGCCTCCCGCCATCGGAAATTACTTGGTCAAAATGAAGGAACCGGGCTGA
- a CDS encoding glucosaminidase domain-containing protein, whose translation MESSALLSPTDVRVIRRYVQTKYEPLPGSRKAEIVADAVRNALYRRLPDLPEAVRKRLADELIRRCLVKERREVGLEDVLDACAEMRPLGVDLVGPLLRWANERSPGRWSAGEIAARISGGGTASPAAAMERPAALPDDRRAASTIGFAGSLAPEESEPAAVGRRLFPPRRQAIGVLSLLALAGGLAAGTMISVESRQGAERANVPVPAPAATAAVQTPIEEDAGMPDWLTYEEFDAEAVKQYLRGRDSMLADEPYFGAIVEGARRYDVHPLLLFAITGQEQGFVPKSHERAERIANNPFNVFHSWQDYNTDIADSSAIAAKLIAKLGKSRPEGAEPFAWFNRTYAEDPKWSDGVRQIFEKLSEL comes from the coding sequence ATGGAAAGCTCAGCGCTGCTGTCGCCGACGGATGTTCGCGTTATCCGCCGTTATGTCCAAACCAAATACGAGCCTTTGCCCGGCAGCCGCAAGGCGGAGATCGTAGCGGACGCGGTTAGAAACGCCTTGTATCGACGGCTGCCCGATTTGCCCGAAGCGGTTCGCAAACGGCTCGCCGACGAGCTGATCCGGCGCTGCCTGGTGAAAGAGCGGCGCGAGGTCGGCCTGGAGGACGTGCTGGACGCTTGCGCCGAGATGCGGCCGCTCGGAGTCGATCTGGTCGGGCCGCTGTTGCGATGGGCGAACGAGCGCTCTCCGGGGCGCTGGAGCGCCGGGGAAATCGCCGCGAGAATAAGCGGCGGCGGGACGGCTTCTCCCGCGGCGGCGATGGAGCGGCCCGCGGCGCTGCCGGACGATCGGCGCGCGGCTTCTACGATCGGTTTTGCGGGAAGCCTGGCGCCCGAAGAGTCGGAACCGGCGGCTGTCGGGAGGAGGCTCTTTCCGCCGCGTCGGCAGGCGATCGGCGTTCTGTCGCTGCTCGCGCTGGCGGGAGGGCTTGCGGCGGGCACGATGATTTCGGTCGAAAGCCGGCAGGGGGCGGAACGGGCAAACGTGCCGGTTCCGGCTCCGGCCGCGACGGCGGCCGTCCAAACGCCGATCGAAGAAGATGCTGGCATGCCCGACTGGCTGACCTACGAAGAGTTCGATGCCGAAGCGGTCAAGCAATATTTGCGCGGCCGCGATTCGATGCTGGCGGACGAGCCTTATTTCGGAGCGATCGTGGAGGGCGCCCGCCGCTACGACGTGCATCCGCTGCTGCTGTTTGCGATTACCGGACAGGAGCAGGGCTTTGTGCCGAAATCGCACGAAAGGGCGGAGCGAATCGCCAATAATCCGTTTAACGTGTTTCACAGCTGGCAGGACTACAACACCGACATCGCGGATTCTTCCGCGATCGCCGCCAAGCTGATCGCCAAGCTGGGCAAGAGCAGGCCGGAGGGGGCCGAACCTTTTGCCTGGTTCAACCGTACGTACGCCGAAGATCCGAAGTGGTCGGACGGCGTTCGGCAAATTTTTGAAAAATTATCGGAATTATAA
- a CDS encoding glutamate synthase subunit beta, with the protein MSTPTGFMEYKRELPGDRDPLERIKDWNEFHRMFSEDQLRTQGARCMDCGTPYCHTGIELAGNASGCPVNNLIPEWNNLVYRGLWKEAYERLAKTNNFPEFTGRVCPAPCEGSCTVGLIGDPVTIKTIEQAIIDRAFEEGWVVPQPPKTRTGKKVAVVGSGPAGLAAAAQLNKAGHTVTVYERADRLGGLLTYGIPTMKLEKDIVQRRVDLLAAEGITFVTNTEIGKDISSKQLLEEFDSVVLCGGATRARGLGNIEGADLKGIYPAMDYLNSTIKSYLDTGLAEGTYISGKGKHVIVIGGGDTGTDCVATALRHGCESVTQFGTHAKAPLTRDQVNNPWPQFPNVYTLDYAHEEAKALYGEDPRAFSVLTKKFVGDENGNVKELHTVQIRRYVDEQGRKIYEEIPGTEKVWPADLVLVAVGFEGPERTIIDELELETDRRSNVKASYGKYKTNVDKVFAAGDMRRGQSLIVWAINEGREAAREVDKYLMGSTMLP; encoded by the coding sequence ATGTCGACGCCTACGGGTTTTATGGAATATAAAAGAGAGCTTCCGGGCGATCGCGATCCGCTAGAGCGCATTAAGGACTGGAACGAGTTCCACCGGATGTTCTCCGAAGATCAGCTTCGCACCCAAGGGGCCCGCTGCATGGACTGCGGAACCCCGTACTGTCATACCGGCATCGAGCTTGCGGGCAACGCTTCGGGCTGTCCGGTCAACAACCTCATTCCGGAATGGAACAACCTCGTGTATCGGGGATTGTGGAAGGAAGCTTACGAACGCCTTGCCAAGACGAACAACTTTCCGGAGTTTACGGGACGCGTCTGCCCGGCTCCGTGCGAAGGCTCCTGCACGGTCGGCCTGATCGGCGATCCGGTCACGATCAAGACGATCGAACAAGCCATTATCGACCGTGCGTTCGAGGAAGGCTGGGTCGTTCCGCAGCCGCCGAAGACGCGCACGGGCAAGAAGGTTGCCGTCGTCGGCTCCGGCCCGGCCGGCCTTGCCGCCGCGGCGCAACTGAACAAAGCCGGCCACACCGTAACCGTCTACGAACGGGCGGACCGCCTCGGCGGATTGCTCACCTACGGCATCCCGACGATGAAGCTGGAGAAGGATATCGTGCAGCGCCGCGTGGATTTGCTTGCCGCGGAAGGCATCACGTTCGTGACGAACACGGAAATCGGCAAAGACATTTCCTCGAAGCAGCTGCTGGAGGAGTTCGATTCCGTCGTGCTGTGCGGCGGGGCGACCCGGGCTCGCGGTCTGGGGAACATCGAGGGTGCGGATCTGAAGGGCATCTACCCCGCAATGGATTACCTGAACTCGACGATCAAGAGCTATCTCGATACCGGCCTTGCCGAAGGCACGTACATTTCCGGCAAAGGCAAGCACGTCATCGTCATCGGCGGCGGCGACACGGGCACCGACTGCGTGGCCACCGCGCTTCGTCACGGCTGCGAAAGCGTCACCCAATTCGGCACCCATGCGAAGGCGCCGCTGACGCGCGATCAAGTGAACAACCCTTGGCCGCAATTCCCGAACGTGTACACGCTGGACTACGCGCACGAAGAAGCGAAAGCTTTGTACGGCGAAGATCCGCGGGCGTTCTCGGTGCTTACGAAGAAGTTCGTCGGCGACGAGAACGGCAACGTGAAGGAGCTTCACACCGTGCAAATCCGCCGCTACGTGGACGAGCAAGGCCGCAAAATTTACGAGGAAATCCCGGGCACCGAAAAAGTATGGCCGGCCGATCTCGTGCTTGTCGCCGTCGGCTTCGAAGGTCCGGAACGGACGATCATCGACGAGCTTGAGCTTGAAACGGACCGCCGCTCCAACGTGAAGGCTTCGTACGGCAAATACAAGACGAACGTCGACAAAGTGTTCGCCGCCGGCGACATGCGCCGAGGACAAAGCCTCATCGTGTGGGCGATCAACGAAGGCCGCGAAGCCGCTCGCGAAGTCGACAAGTATTTGATGGGATCGACGATGCTTCCGTAA
- a CDS encoding dihydrofolate reductase, with product MSVTLIAAVARNGVIGADNGLPWRLPADMAFFTAQTMGKPVLMGSRTFRSLKRPLKGRTNVVLSRSMAETPEGCVLVRSIEEALKRYAGEPLMVIGGEEVYRQTLDRADRLLLTEVEAEVDGDAFFPEFDKSAWRLVSRTPVAADEKNAWPFAFCEYVRAADESR from the coding sequence ATGTCCGTCACGTTGATTGCCGCCGTGGCCCGCAACGGGGTTATTGGCGCGGACAACGGCTTGCCATGGCGCCTGCCCGCGGACATGGCCTTTTTCACGGCGCAGACGATGGGCAAGCCCGTGCTGATGGGCAGCCGCACGTTTCGTTCGCTAAAACGGCCGCTGAAAGGCCGGACGAACGTCGTTTTGTCGCGATCGATGGCGGAAACGCCGGAGGGCTGCGTTCTCGTCCGGTCGATCGAGGAGGCGCTGAAGCGCTACGCCGGCGAACCGTTGATGGTCATCGGGGGAGAGGAAGTGTACCGACAGACGCTGGATCGGGCCGACCGACTGCTTTTGACCGAAGTCGAAGCCGAGGTGGACGGGGACGCGTTTTTTCCCGAATTCGACAAGTCGGCATGGCGCCTCGTCTCCCGAACGCCGGTCGCCGCCGACGAGAAAAACGCCTGGCCGTTCGCGTTTTGCGAATACGTTCGCGCCGCCGATGAAAGCCGTTGA
- the thyA gene encoding thymidylate synthase, producing MRNYLELLKDILENGTKKEDRTGTGTISVFGRQLRFDLSEGFPLVTTKRLHLKSIVHELLWFLKGETNIRYLKENGVSIWDEWADENGDLGPVYGSQWRAWEAPDGRKIDQIANVIEAIKRNPDSRRHIVSAWNVAEIEQMKLPPCHFVFQFYVAGGKLSCMLTMRSVDTFLGLPFNIASYALLTHMVAQQCDLEPGEFIWSGGDVHIYSNHLEQVKLQLEREPFELPKLVIKRKPDSIFDYAFEDFEFVGYKHHPSIKAPVAV from the coding sequence TTGCGCAACTATTTGGAATTGCTGAAGGATATTCTCGAGAATGGAACGAAGAAGGAAGACCGGACGGGGACGGGGACGATCAGCGTGTTCGGGCGTCAGCTTCGTTTCGATCTGTCCGAAGGATTTCCGCTCGTGACGACGAAGCGCCTTCACCTGAAGTCGATCGTTCACGAGCTGCTTTGGTTTTTAAAAGGGGAAACGAACATTCGCTATCTGAAGGAGAACGGGGTCTCGATTTGGGACGAATGGGCGGACGAAAACGGCGATCTCGGACCGGTATACGGCTCGCAGTGGCGGGCGTGGGAAGCTCCCGACGGCCGGAAAATCGACCAGATCGCCAACGTGATCGAGGCGATCAAGCGCAATCCGGATTCCCGGCGGCATATCGTCAGCGCGTGGAACGTGGCGGAAATCGAGCAAATGAAGCTGCCGCCGTGCCATTTCGTCTTTCAATTTTACGTGGCGGGCGGCAAGCTGTCGTGCATGCTGACGATGCGCTCGGTCGATACGTTTTTAGGCCTTCCGTTCAACATCGCTTCGTACGCGCTGCTCACCCATATGGTGGCCCAGCAATGCGATCTGGAGCCCGGCGAATTCATCTGGTCCGGCGGAGACGTGCATATCTACAGCAATCACCTGGAGCAGGTGAAGCTTCAGCTCGAGCGGGAACCGTTCGAACTGCCGAAGCTCGTCATCAAGCGCAAGCCCGACAGCATTTTCGACTATGCGTTCGAGGATTTCGAATTCGTCGGCTACAAGCATCATCCTTCCATTAAAGCACCTGTCGCAGTTTAG
- a CDS encoding acyl-CoA thioesterase produces MHLPAKKMSSSRSIKTRLVFPGDTNYHGTMFGGSLMQDIDEICVIAAMRHCGRRVVTASTDSLDFMSPVRMGEAIELEAFVTWTHRTSMELYCVVRAENLETGERRVTVTAFSTFVAVDENGKPAEVPEVVPETEAQRKLFESAPERYAARKIRRQQRYSSTEDRRE; encoded by the coding sequence ATGCATTTGCCCGCCAAAAAGATGAGTTCGTCCCGTTCCATTAAAACGAGGCTGGTTTTTCCCGGCGACACGAATTACCACGGCACGATGTTCGGCGGCTCGCTCATGCAGGACATCGACGAAATTTGCGTCATCGCGGCGATGCGCCATTGCGGAAGGAGAGTCGTCACCGCCTCGACGGACAGTCTCGACTTCATGTCGCCCGTGCGTATGGGCGAAGCGATCGAGCTGGAAGCGTTCGTTACGTGGACGCATCGCACCTCGATGGAGCTGTACTGCGTCGTGAGGGCGGAAAATTTGGAAACCGGCGAACGCAGAGTGACGGTCACCGCGTTCAGCACGTTCGTCGCGGTGGACGAGAACGGGAAGCCGGCCGAGGTGCCGGAGGTCGTTCCCGAAACGGAAGCGCAGCGCAAGCTTTTCGAGAGCGCGCCGGAGCGTTACGCGGCCCGAAAAATACGGAGGCAGCAGCGTTATTCGTCGACAGAAGACCGCAGAGAGTGA